The segment TCGTAGGCCAGCACCGTGATGCCGGCAGCACAGAACACGCGCGCGAATGCGTCGATACCCATATCGATCGTGGCCGAGAAGCCATGCGCCATCACCAGTGCCGGGCCGCTGCGTGCCCCCTCCGGCACATACAGCCAGCCGCGCAGCGTGGTGCCGCCGTGCCCGGGAAATTCGATGTCGTGCCGCATGATGAGGAGCCCTCGTGTCGTCGGGAAAAACTAGGCGACGCTGCGCACCTGCGCGACATCACGGATGCGTTGTACCATCGCGCGCAGCCCGTTGCCACGCGTCTGGCTGATATGGCGCAACAGGTCGAGCCGGGTGAAATAGCCCTCGATATCGAAGTTGAGGATTTCACGCGGAGTGCGCCGGTCGTAGACCGCGAGGATCAGCGCGATCAGTCCACGCACGATCAGCGCGTCGCTGTCGGCCTCCAGAACGATGCGTCCGTCTTCTTCCTGCCAGTCGAGCCAGACCTGACTCTGGCAGCCGCGCACCAGCAGTTCGTCACGCCGCCGCTCGACCGGCATCTCGGGCAACTCGCGCCCAAGGTCGATGATGTAGCGGTAGCGATCTTCCCAGTCGTCAAAGAAGCCGAGCGTCTCGACGATCTCGTCGGCAGACGCTGCCGCACTGCTGGAACCCATGTTGTTGCTGTCCGTGCCGTAAGTCGGAGTTCAGTAAAACAGCCCCGTTGCGAGGCGAGCCTCATCCGACATCATATCGCGCGTCCATGGCGGATCGAATACCAGATCGACCGTGATCTTGCGCACGTGCGGCACCTTCATGACACGGCTCTCGATGTCACCGACCAGCACCGGCCCCATGCCGCAACCCGGTGCAGTCAGCGTCATGCGTATGTATACCTCGCGCGCGTCCTGATCGATGCCGACTTCATACACCAGACCGAGCGATACCACGTCGACCGGGATCTCCGGGTCATAGATCGTCTGCAGCACCTCGAATACCTGTTCGCGCGAGATCTGCCCATCAGCGGACGCCTCGAAGTCGAGATCGATTCCCTCGAGGCCAAGCGCATCCGCGTCGGTACCGTCGACCCGCGCCATATTGCCGTTGACCGTCACCGTGTAGCTGCCACCAAGCGCCTGGGTGAGCGTCACGAAAGTGTCCTTGGGGATCATGATCGGCGTGCCGACCGGAACCAGGCGTGCGGGACAATCGCGCTGTGTCACCACCATGCGTCGTTCCATCAGACCGCTGCCTCCCCGGAGACATTGAAGCTCTCGCCACAGCCGCAACGATCCTGTACGTTCGGGTTCAGGAACCGCACCGCGCTGTTGACCCCCTCACGGGCGTAGTCGATCGTGGTGCCGCGCACGATCGGGAGCGCCGTGGGATCGACCCACAGCGCCACATCGGTCGCAACGGCGATCAGCACATCATCCGCTGGTGCTTCGTTCACCAGGTCGAGCACGTACTTGTAGCCGGTACAGCCGCTTTGCTTCACGCCGAGTCGCAGCCCCGCAGCTCCCTTCGCTGCGATCTGCTGGCGAAAATGGCGCAACGCCGTCTCGGTGATCCGTACCGGCATCGAGGGATCGAATTCTGCAACCGTGGCATTCACAGGAAACTCCGCACCTTGTGCAGCGCCGCGAACAGGCTTTCGACCTCGGCGTGCGTGTTGTAGAGACTGAACGAGGCACGCACCGTGCCTGGTATTCCGAAACGGTTCATGACCGGTTGCGCGCAATGATGGCCACTGCGCACGGCAATGCCCTGCTGATCGAGCAAGGTTCCCACGTCCTGGGGGTGCGCGCCCTCGAGCACGAAGCTGAGCACCGCCACCTTGTACGGAGCACGACCGAGCAAACGAAAACCGGGGAAATCACCAGCAAGCTCGAGCGCGTGTGCGAGCAGCTCGTCTTCATGGCGTGCCGCCACCGGCCGATCGATTCCCTGCAGCCATGCGATCGCTGCTCCCATCCCGATCG is part of the Pseudomonadales bacterium genome and harbors:
- a CDS encoding SufE family protein; the protein is MGSSSAAASADEIVETLGFFDDWEDRYRYIIDLGRELPEMPVERRRDELLVRGCQSQVWLDWQEEDGRIVLEADSDALIVRGLIALILAVYDRRTPREILNFDIEGYFTRLDLLRHISQTRGNGLRAMVQRIRDVAQVRSVA
- the sufT gene encoding putative Fe-S cluster assembly protein SufT gives rise to the protein MERRMVVTQRDCPARLVPVGTPIMIPKDTFVTLTQALGGSYTVTVNGNMARVDGTDADALGLEGIDLDFEASADGQISREQVFEVLQTIYDPEIPVDVVSLGLVYEVGIDQDAREVYIRMTLTAPGCGMGPVLVGDIESRVMKVPHVRKITVDLVFDPPWTRDMMSDEARLATGLFY
- a CDS encoding iron-sulfur cluster assembly accessory protein, translated to MPVRITETALRHFRQQIAAKGAAGLRLGVKQSGCTGYKYVLDLVNEAPADDVLIAVATDVALWVDPTALPIVRGTTIDYAREGVNSAVRFLNPNVQDRCGCGESFNVSGEAAV